A single window of Bordetella genomosp. 11 DNA harbors:
- a CDS encoding ArsR/SmtB family transcription factor produces the protein MTEDQAVSALAALAHVQRLRVFRSLVVAGPQGMTPSVLADRLGVARNALSFHLKELAHAGLVTAEQQGRNLIYRAEFGHMTGLMDYLTENCCQGEACMVPDAAGLCQDC, from the coding sequence ATGACAGAAGACCAAGCCGTTTCGGCCCTGGCGGCGCTGGCACATGTGCAGCGTTTGCGGGTGTTTCGCTCGTTGGTGGTCGCCGGTCCCCAGGGAATGACGCCCAGCGTCCTGGCCGATCGGTTGGGCGTGGCGCGCAATGCGCTGTCCTTTCACCTGAAGGAACTGGCCCACGCGGGCCTGGTAACCGCGGAACAACAAGGTCGCAACCTGATCTATCGCGCGGAGTTCGGCCACATGACCGGGCTGATGGATTACCTGACCGAAAACTGCTGCCAGGGCGAGGCCTGCATGGTTCCCGACGCCGCGGGGCTTTGCCAGGACTGCTGA